In Gimesia panareensis, the genomic window GCAGCATGCAGGCCCGCTGGTAGCCGTCGGCTGCTTTTCCATTGTGACTGTGACCGCAGGGAACCAGCACGCCCGGATAGGGGGGCGGCGTGGTGGGCAGATACAGGTTGGCAGTCACATGATGCCCGGGCCAGCTTTCGTAAATCACATTCTCAACCCGAAATCCGTCTCCCTTCAGCTTTCCGATCACGCGGGGATTCAGCGGCGTCCGTTCGGGAAATCCGCCGATCTGTGTCCGGAAAAAGTCTTTCATCCGCTTCTGGTACGCTTCACAGTCCTCTGCTGTTTTAATGTTTTCGTAGACCTCTTTTCGTTTCGCGAACGCTTCATGCGCTCGTTTTTGCAAAGCCTGATACACCAGACCAGACTCGGACGCCTCGTCTGTTGGTGGCGGCAGGACGGTCAGGTCTTCAGCGGCATGCACAAGCAGTGCAGCATGCAGCGTGGCAGTAAAAGCGAACAGTGACAGCAGGCATTTCATCATGGAAACCTCGGCAGCAGGAGTTCGGGCAGGTATCAGAAGTCGCTACGGAAACGGCGACCGGCGGATAAATAAACAATATTAAATATGATACCCGTGCCGGGGGCGAGACTCAAACAAATCCTGCTGGAATCTCTGATTTTGAAATCAGTTAGAAATCAGACCTATCGGGGTATCAATGCTGAAAGATCTGATGATGTGAGATCTGAACCGATCACAGTGGAATCTCAGGTTTCCCTGTTGAATCTCAAACAGGGAAACGGCAGTATAGTATTTGTATTCATGCATTTACATGTGTTCTCAAACAGGGATTTCGAAACCATGACCGGCACTCTGGACGCTCCTTTACAGGTATCCGTAATCGACTGCGTTGAAGAATTTGACGATCTGGGATTTGTCAATTCAGTCATTGAACGACTGAGGATAAAGATTCAGAGTCACTTGGAAAATGCACCGGAATATTTCAAGAGTGCGAATCTGGAGACTAAACTTACCAAATGCACTGCACGTCATTTTCCAAATGAAATCCGCTGGGATATTGAGACTGAAACTTCAGGAACCATTAACCAGAAAGAATTCATAGTGAATTCGCGATCTCATGGATCCGCTGCAGAATTTAGAGAGCATTTCTCAACAAATATTGTATCGGTTGCATCACACTTAGCTACTGATGTCAAAAACCTGATGACGAAAGATTATGACTACGAAGAAGACTTTGTTCACGCGGGTGACCACAAACAAGTAAAGGATGCCATTTTTGATGTGACACAAAATATTCTGGAGACAATCGATAAACATGTTGACCGTCAGCCTGGCAACTTCAATAAACGCTGGAAAAGAATTCAAACGAGTCGCTGGTTTATCGCAGGTTTCGTTTTTTTAGCTACAATATTCTACCCAGCATTAGTTAATCAATTCTTCAATAAATGGGCTAAAAATCAGGAGGAAGTTTTACACGCAAGTCTCTTGTATTCCGTTTTTATGACAACCTGTGTGTTTCTACTGGTACATTCCTGGGGATATCTGATCATGCCCAAACAGTTTTTTCTGGTGGAAACTGCTGGACAAAGAGCATTGAAAAATTCAGGTACTTCTTCCATTCTGATCCTGAAACTCGTCGTTGTCACTTTAATGGGACTCCTGCTACTTCTCTTAGCTTTTTGTGGATATGCATTATTTCTCATGGTTTTTGAGTGAGTTTTCTTAAATGAAGAATAAAAGTTAATCCCAAAGATTCAAACAATTGCTTTCTACAAAAGGCTACTAACGGGAAAGAAAATAACTCCATGAACCAAACCTTGTCTGAAGCAGTGCAAGTGAATGTCATCGATTGCGTTGATGAAGTCGATGATCCGGAATTTGTCAATTCGGTGATGGCAGATCTTCAGACGAAGATTCTGGATCACCTGCAGCAGGCACCGGACTATTTCAAGAATGCAGAACTGCAAGTCAAACTCACAAAATGTATCTCTCGATTTTACTTGAATGAAATCAGATGTCATTTTGCCGCGGATATTACAGGTCAAATCAATGGGCAAAACTATGAATTCCAAAAACGAGTGGTAGGCAGAAAAATTACTCCCAGAGAAGAGACTCTCACTTCCAAGGGGTTTATACATCTGCCAAATATGGTGAAATCGATCCAGCGGGGGCTTTCGACAGATTATGATCCTGAAAAAGATTATGTTGTCTCCCCCTCAAATATACTTTCAATAGACTCCTTTTTTGATTTAATTGATGGCATCTCAGTTTCGCTGGACCAATTCGTTTCACGCCAACCAGGTGAATTAACCAGACGCTGGAAAAAAATTCAAAAGAGTCGTTGGATTATTGCCGGTTTGAGTTTTTTCTTATGGTGGATTTCCCTTTTGCTGGTAGATCGCTTTTTCAATCAGAAATTTAATCATGAGGAGGGGTACTGGGAGGTTGGTTTCGCTGCTGTTGGATTGGCGGTCGTTACATTTGTCATAATTCATTGTTGTGGTTATCTGATAATGCCTGGACCTTTTTATCGAGTGGAAACAGCCGGTAAACGAGTTTTGCAAAAGACTGGTCAGTCATCTGTGCTTGCCTTGAAGCTGATTGTCTTACTTATTCTGGGCTTCATCGGTTTGGGACTCGCTGTAAGCTTAGATTTATTACTTTTTCACAGGTAAAAAAGTAAGCGTTTACGAATCAGGTTGACTAACTCAACTTATGAAATGGCCGCCGCAATCTCGTGGCTCAGACAATGCAGCGTTCCCAGTCCCCAGACCAGATCGACCGCATGAATGCCGATGACCTGGCGGTTCGGATAAAGCTCACTCAGAATTCCCAGGGCCTGGGCATCATGAGGATCGTTAAACGTTGGCATCAGCACACAGCCATTCGTGACCAGAAAGTTCACGTAGCTGGCGGGGAGTCGTAAATCTTCAAAGTCGAGTCGACCCGGCATGGGCATCCGCACGACTTCGAGTTTGCTGCCATCTTCCAGGCGCGCATTTTTTAATCGTTCCAGATTCTGCTCCAGGCGACGATGATTGACATCTTTTGGGTTCGGCTCCACGCAGGCGACAACGGTCGTGGGATTCACAAACCGACAGATATCATCCACGTGGCCGTGCGTGTCGTCTCCTTCGATGCCCTCCCCCAGCCAGATCACATTGGTGACTCCCAGGTACTCTGCAAAGATAGCGGCATAGTCGTCTTTCGTGAAGCCGGGATTTCGCACCTGGGTTTTCTGATCGAGCAGACATTCCTCGGTCGTGATCAGGGTGCCCCGTCCGTTGACTTCGATCGCCCCCCCTTCCAGCACCACGGGACGCCCCTGGTAAATAACCTCTGTCAAAGGGAGCTTCAATGACCGGGCGACCGCGGCGGGGATCTGCCAGTCCAGCCGATGGTTGGGATACTTGGCCCAGCCGTTGAACCGAAACTGCAGTGCCTCCCGCTTGCCGTCACTCCGCTGCACGACGATCGGCCCCGAATCACGCATCCAGCTGCGATTCGTATTCTGCAGGATGTATTTGATCTGCTTCGTGTTGGCGTGTGCCTGCTGCAGCATGGCAGCGACTTTCTGCTGCAGTGCCTCATTTTTCACAACCAGCAGGACGCGCTCAAACTCGGCCACCTTGCGAATGATTTCGACAAACGCCCATTGGATGACCTCATACTTCCCCGGCCAGTCATTGCCATTGTGGGGAAAACAGAGCAGTGTTGCCTCGTGCGATTCCCATTCGGCGGGCAGTCTGCGGGTGATCTCGCTCATGGAGTGGGATCGTCATGATAGAGTTTCAGGATATTGCCATACGCGTCAATTCGGCGGTCGCGGAGGAACGGCCAGTTCTGACGGACTTCCGCAGTCAGATCCAGGTCGACTTCCGCCAGCAGAATCTCTTCCTGATCTGACTCAGCCTGCACAATGATTTCTCCCTGGGGATCACAAATGAACGAGGAACCCCAGAATTCCAGGCCCGCCTGTTCCTCTTCCGGCTGTTCGAAGCCGACGCGGTTGACCGCGGCTACGAAAATCCCGTTCGCAATCGCATGGCTCCGCTGAATTGTCATCCAGGAATCGTGCTGTTTTGCTCCATACTCCTCTTTTTCATGCGGATGCCAGCCGATCGCGGTCGGGTAGAGCAGGACGTTGGCCCCGGAAAGAGCCGTAATCCTGGCACCTTCGGGGAACCACTGATCCCAGCAGATCAGCGTACCAATTTTTCCGAAGCGGGTAGGGATCGCCTTGAACCCGAGATCGCCGGGAGTGAAATAGAATTTCTCGTAGAAACAGGGATCGTCGGGAATGTGCATCTTGCGATACAGGCCGGCTTCGCTGCCGTCCGCATCGATGACGTAGGCACTGTTGTGATACAGCCCCTCGGTCCGTTTCTCGAAGAAAGGCACGACGATCACCACGCCCAGCTCTTTGGCCAGGTTGCTGAAAGCCGTGAACGAAGGGCCATACAGCGGTTCGGCGAACTTGAAGTATTCTGTGGTTTCCTTCTGGCAGAAATAAAACGAACTGTAGAGCTCGGGCAGGCAGATGACCTGTCCCCCTTCTCCCGCAGCGGTGCGGACCCAGTCCAGACATTTCGTCAGGTTTTCATCCGGTGTGCCATTCAGGGAGATCTGCACCAGGGCAAGTTGGAAGCGACGGACCATAAGACAAACTTATCCAGGAAGTGAAAAAGCAGAAAACTTAAAATCCGGTCAATCGGAACCGGGCCATGTGGATATTTACGATATCTGTTTCCGAGTTGCAAGCAGGGGATGCTAAACTTAAAGCGTTTACCGGCAAATCGTTCGCGGATCATCCCTGTGCGTGAAGGTTTCAGGAATCCGGGCACTTTCCTGAGAGTAACATCGACAGATTGGCTCAATTTCCAGTATTCTATGCCTGTCGCCGATCAATATCAGAGGCGGCCAGCCCGTTTCTCATCATCCACACACATTTCCTTCTATTTGAGGCAATTCTTACCATGAATTCAGGACGGTCAACAGAGGAATTTTCGATTCAGAAACGGGGACATTTGCTGATCGAAGATCCCCTGTTGAACAAGGGGACTGCCTTCAGCGAGGATGAACGCAGTGAATTCGGCCTGGTGGGATTGTTGCCACCGCACATCGATACGCTGGAAGAACAGACCGAACGCTCTTACGAAGCCTTCTGTGATTTTCAGAATGACATTGATAAACATATCTTCCTGAGACAGCTGCAGGACGAAAACGAAACGCTCTACTACCGACTGCTGTTGGAACACATCACCGAGATGATGCCTATCGTCTATACGCCCGTCGTGGGGCTGGCGTGTGAGCGGTTCAGCCACATTTACCGTCGTCCGCGGGGAATTTTTATTTCCTATCCAGAGCGGGATCAGATGGATGAGATCCTCGAGAATATCGAGCGGGACATCGAAGTTATCGTGGTGACGGATGGAGAACGGATTCTGGGGCTGGGGGATCAGGGGGCCGGCGGGATGGGCATTCCCATCGGTAAGCTTTCCCTCTACACCCTTTGTGGCGGGATCGCCCCGTCCAAAACCCTGCCAATTCTGCTCGACCTGGGCACGAATAACGAAGAACGTCTTGAGGATCCCCGTTACGTCGGCTGGCGGGAACACCGTATCAAAGGAGAAGAATACGACGCCTTCATCGATCAGTTTGTAGAGGCGGTCAAAAAACGCTTTCCGAATGTCCTCCTGCAGTGGGAAGACTTTGCCTCCGTCGATGCAGAGCGGATTCTGGATCGGTACCGGGATGATCTCTGTACCTTCAACGATGACATCCAGGGAACAGCTGCTGTTACTACCGGAACCATTCTGGCAGCGATCGAAGCTGCCGGCGGAAAGCTCCAGGATCAGAACATCGTGATGCTGGGAGCAGGATCTGCCGGGGTGGGCATCTGCCTGCAGTTGAAACAGGCCATGCTCCAGTCCGGCCTGAATGAAGCAGAAGCAAAGGCCCGGTTTTATGTGATAGACCGCGATGGCCTCCTTCATTCCGGCAGAAGCGATCTGGATGAACTTCACCAGCAGCTGGCACAGTCTCCGGAGAACCTCGAGGGCTGGGACTGCGACACCAGTGGTGCGGTTTCCTTCGCGGATGTCGTTCGTAATGCGAAACCAGGCGTTCTGGTGGGAGCAACCGGACAGACGGGGGCTTTCACCGAAGAGATTATCCGGGAGATGGCCAGCCATGTTGAGCATCCGGTGATTTTTCCACTCTCCAACCCGACCTCCCGTGCCGAAGCAACACCCGCGGACCTGCTGGACTGGACGAACGGAAAAGCGGTTATCGCGACCGGCAGCCCGTTCGACCCTGTCGAATATAATGGCGTGACGCACATCATCGCCCAGTGCAATAACAGCTATATCTTCCCCGCGATGGGCCTGGGGATTCGGGCTTCCCGTGCCCGGCGGGTGACCGACTCGATGTTTATGGCTGCGGCATTTGCCCTGAAAGAGGCTTCACCGGCGCTCAAGGATCCTACTGCTTCACTCTTGCCCTCTCTGACCATCATCCGCGATGTGGGCCGGGAGATTGCCAGGGCGGTTGCGAAAGCAGCCATTGAAGCCGGGGTGGCTGATTCCCTCGCTGACGCGGAAATCGATGAGCGGATCGAAGAAACCATATGGAAACCCGAATACAAATCTCTCAAATGCGATTGACCGTCTCGCCAGTCCGTTTTGTCTGTAAGGAACTCTTATGTCTGACCATTGTACTACTACCGTCGGTTCATATCTGGCTGACCGTCTGGAAGAAATCGGCCTGAAGCATTACTTCGCTGTGCCGGGTGACTATAACCTGGTTCTGCTGGACCGGATGCTGGAAAATAAAAATCTGCAGATGATCTCCTGCTGTAACGAATTGAATGCAGGCTATGCGGCTGACGGTTATGCACGGGCCACCGGTGGTGCCAGTGCCGTCTTTGTGACTTACAGCGTGGGAGGCTTGAGCCTGCTGAATGCCGTGGCCGGTGCGTATGCAGAAGACCTCCCCGTCATCGCGGTTTCGGGAGGCCCCAATACGAATTCCGAAGCCGAATTCGAAATGTTGCATCACACCCTGGGCAAACTGGATTACGATTACCAGCGTGATATTTTTTCCAAAGTCACCGCGGAAGCGGTCACGATTCGTGATCCGCACGAGGCGCCCACCAAAATCGATCATGCGATTCAAACCGCGCTCCGCTTTCGCAAGCCGGTCTACATTGAAATTGCCTGTAACATTGCCGATGCCATCACTTCCAAACCGAATGTCAGATCCTTCGGCGGACCAACGGCCAGCGATCTGGTTTCGCTCCAGGCCGCCGTCGATCACGTGGCCAATCTGCTCAACAACGCAGCGAAGCCGGTTCTGGTGTCGGGGGTGAAGCTCCGCTCGTTTGGTGCCGAGGAAAACTTTCATAAGCTGGCGGATGCTTCTGGTTATGCAATCGCCAGCATGCCCAATGCCAAGGGCTTTTTTGACGAACAGCATCCGAATTACATGGGCATTTACTGGGGGCCCGTTGGTTCGCCCGGCTGTGGTGAGATCGTTGACTCTTCTGATCTGTGTCTGTTCGCTGGTGGGACGTTCACGGACTACACGACCACGGGACACGCCGCCCTGGTGGATCCGGGTAGTGTGATCCAGGCACGCCCCAACAGTGTGGTCTGCCCCAATCAGACCTTCAGTAATGTGAAGCTCTCCGAGTTCCTGGAGCAGTTGGCGCCGCGGATTAAAGCCAACGACGGTTCGATGGTTGCCTATAAACGAATCAAGGAAGATCCAACATCATTATCAGCCGGCGAACCGGATACTCCTCTCTCGACGCGACAACTCGTCTCGCGGGTTCAGCAGATGCTGGATGCCAATTCTGCGGTCATCGCCGAAACGGGGGATTCCTGGTTCAACGGCATGCAGCTCAATCTGCCAACCGGTTCCCGGTTCGAAATCCAGATGCAGTACGGTTCCATCGGCTGGTCTGTGGGAGCCCTGCTGGGTTACAGTATTGGAGCGCCACATCGACGTCCGATTGCCCTGATCGGCGATGGTTCGTTCCAGCTGACCGCCCAGGAAATTTCGACCATCATTCGGTATAATCTGAAGCCGATCATTTTCCTGATCAATAATGGTGGTTACACGATTGAAGTCGAAATTCACGACGGACCTTACAATACCATCAAAAACTGGAACTACGCCGATCTGGTTCAGGTCTTCAATGCTGCCGACGGGAATGGCTGGAGCGGCAAGGCTGCGACCGAAGGAGAACTGGATGAGGCGATCAAAACAGCGAAGTCGCATAACGGCCCCGCTTTGATTGAAGTACTCATCGACCGCGATGACTGCAGTAAAAATCTGCTCGTCTGGGGCAGCCACGTCGCCAAGAACAACGGTCGACCGCCACGCGTCAATTGACTGCTGCCCCTTTTCGTGTGAGTCAGAACTGCCGGTCTCACACATTTGCTGTAACAGGAACGACAAGCATGGAAGAACGCTGTGACCTGCCTGAAGGCAAACTGATTCTGCGCACGTTGGCTATGCCCGCTGATACCAATGCCAACGGCGATATCTTTGGCGGTTGGATCATGTCGCAGATGGATATCGCCGGCGGGATTCTTTCGAAAGAAGTTGCCGGTACGCGCACTGTTACGATCGCCGTGGAATCGATGAAGTTCATTCGGCCGGTCAAAGTCGGCGATGTGGTCTGCTGTTTCGGGCAGGTCGAACATATCGGAACGACTTCGATTACCCTGACGCTGGAGGTCTGGGTACAGCCGGTGCTGCGGCATCAGGATTCCAACTGCCCCAGTTTTAAAGTGACCGAAGCGAACTTTACGTATGTGGCCATTGACGATCAGGGGCAGAAAACCCCTATCGTTCAGCAGGGGTATTGAGAGAGAATAACCCGTTTCTGCTCTGTTGTCTGTTGTTGAGAAACTGTTCCGGGTACAATCAGAGAGACTCTCTGAGTCGGAACAAAGTCAATCCAACAGCAAACATTCTGAGTGTCACACCCGCTGGCAGGAATTCTGTTCTCTGCCCTGCGTAGTGTGCGAAAGGACCGGACTCTCATGAAGAAAGTGGCGATTATTGGAGGCGGATTCAGCGGGACCATGGCAGCAGTGAATCTGGCACGACTGAGTGACAGCCCGCTCTGCATTCAACTGATTAATGATCGCTATCCACTGGGGCGTGGCGTCGCCTATGGCACGAGACGGGAAGAACACCTGCTGAATGTCGCTGCTCGCAACATGTCTGCCGTTCCCGATCATGCCAATCACTTTCTGGACTGGTTACGGACTCGCATCGATTACAGCGATCTCCCCGATCCGCAGCTCCGTGAGACTTACGTCCCCCGCCGGATTTATGGAGATTACCTGCGGAGTATTCTCGCAAACTACATGCAGCCGATCGATTCGCATCATCCCGCGGAAATTCGCGTTGTGGAAAGCGAAGCCGTCGACATCGATTACAATTTTGACGGCATTGCTGAAATCACGCTCCGCGATGGTTCCACCCTGGAGGCGGACCGCGTGTTGCTGGCCACCGGCAATCAGCCCCCTTCTTCGCTGGGGGAAGAGGACTTTGTGCATCCGGCTTATTCCACAGATCCCTGGGGCAACTGGATGGAAAAGATTCCGGATCCGCAGGAAAACATCATTGTGCTCGGCACCGGACTTTCGATGATCGATGTCTTTCTCACTCTCAGCGAATTGGGCTGGGAAGGCAACATGATCGCCATTTCTCACAATGGCATGATCCCGCAGTCGCATTTCCGGGGTATCGAATATCCTGACTTCCTGCCTGAAGAACCGGAAAATCTGGGTCTCGAAAAGCTGGTACAACTGCTGGAAAAGCACTGTCGACAACTGCAGCGGATCGGCGAAAACCCTGGGATCGTGGTCGATCGGCTGCGGCCCCACACGCAACGGATCTGGCAGCAGTTCGATCTGGAAGAAAAACAGGAGTTTCTCAAACGCTACGCGGCCCGCTGGAATGTGATCCGTCACCGAATTGCTCAGCCCATCCACCAACGGGTGACGGAAGCAATCACCGAAGGACGCCTCAAAGTAGTACGCGGCAGAATCACCGGAGTGTCGGCCCAGGCTGAAAAAGTGGCCGTGGACGTGCAGAATAAAACCGGTTCGGCTCAGACCCTGGTGGGCGGACTGGTGATTAACTGCACCGGACCCAACTGTGGATTCTCCGGCACCAGTGTGCCGCTGTTCCAGAATCTGATGAAGCGGGGGCTGATCCGACCTGATGAACTTGATATGGGTATCGATATCGGGGCGGATTTTGCCGTCATTGATCAGGAAGGTGCTCCCTCCGAGTTTCTGTATGCCATTGGGCCCTTAATGAAAGGGACGCTCTGGGAGACCACCGCGGTTCCGGAACTGCGCGGGCAGGCGATGCGTGTTGCCCAACTGTTGCTGGATGACGTCGCTCTGGTCACGCCGGGGCATGATTACCGAATGTCTGTCGAAGAGGAACACGTCATCGAATATTACATTTGAGAAGTTGATATCAGCCGTGCATCACAGCCATCGATTTTAATCAACCGCTGGTTTCACTCCGGTCACAATGGGATAGATTCCCATCGGTTCGATCACTTGATCGGTCACCTGGAATCCGACAGTTTCCAGAATCTGTCGCACATCCTCGCCGGAGCGTCTGGTATGCTGCAGACCGAAGATCCGTTTGAGAGAAGGAGCACCATTCCAGGGATCGAGAATCCCATGCGTGACCAGGTATCCCCCCGGGACCATGACTGTATGCAGGGCGGTCAACAGCTCGTGTAATTGCTGGTCGTTCAGGTATTCGATGAGCCCAATCAGCTTGACGATATTCGGTTTGACATCCGGTAAGACCTCCTGAATCTCGCGCGCGTCTCCCTGCAGGAAGCTGATACAGTCTGAAATTCCCAGTTGTTCCGCCAGTTGCTGTCCGTATTCGAAGGCATCATCGTCCAGGTCGATCAGGTGGGCGTGAACTTCAGCTGCGCTTAACTGCAAGCGGGAAATCGCGGTCTGCACATGACGACCGGGGCCAGCACCAACGCCCATGAGAATGACGGGACCGTCCGAGTGACAAGCCTGAATCAGGTCGATCAGGATTTGGGTCACAGTCTGCAATCGATTTCGCGAAGCTCTGGAAATGGGATTATCCAGGAGCGCCTGTCGATCCAGCAGGTCGAACGGTGCATCTTTCCGGTACAGGATTTCCATAGCCCTCCAGCTGCCAGGTCGGCGAAAGGTCTCCGTGAGCAGCTCACTCTGACTGGACTTGAGCAATCTTTGAAGCCAACTGGCGGGGATCAGG contains:
- a CDS encoding agmatine deiminase family protein, producing the protein MSEITRRLPAEWESHEATLLCFPHNGNDWPGKYEVIQWAFVEIIRKVAEFERVLLVVKNEALQQKVAAMLQQAHANTKQIKYILQNTNRSWMRDSGPIVVQRSDGKREALQFRFNGWAKYPNHRLDWQIPAAVARSLKLPLTEVIYQGRPVVLEGGAIEVNGRGTLITTEECLLDQKTQVRNPGFTKDDYAAIFAEYLGVTNVIWLGEGIEGDDTHGHVDDICRFVNPTTVVACVEPNPKDVNHRRLEQNLERLKNARLEDGSKLEVVRMPMPGRLDFEDLRLPASYVNFLVTNGCVLMPTFNDPHDAQALGILSELYPNRQVIGIHAVDLVWGLGTLHCLSHEIAAAIS
- a CDS encoding carbon-nitrogen hydrolase, yielding MVRRFQLALVQISLNGTPDENLTKCLDWVRTAAGEGGQVICLPELYSSFYFCQKETTEYFKFAEPLYGPSFTAFSNLAKELGVVIVVPFFEKRTEGLYHNSAYVIDADGSEAGLYRKMHIPDDPCFYEKFYFTPGDLGFKAIPTRFGKIGTLICWDQWFPEGARITALSGANVLLYPTAIGWHPHEKEEYGAKQHDSWMTIQRSHAIANGIFVAAVNRVGFEQPEEEQAGLEFWGSSFICDPQGEIIVQAESDQEEILLAEVDLDLTAEVRQNWPFLRDRRIDAYGNILKLYHDDPTP
- a CDS encoding NAD-dependent malic enzyme; this translates as MNSGRSTEEFSIQKRGHLLIEDPLLNKGTAFSEDERSEFGLVGLLPPHIDTLEEQTERSYEAFCDFQNDIDKHIFLRQLQDENETLYYRLLLEHITEMMPIVYTPVVGLACERFSHIYRRPRGIFISYPERDQMDEILENIERDIEVIVVTDGERILGLGDQGAGGMGIPIGKLSLYTLCGGIAPSKTLPILLDLGTNNEERLEDPRYVGWREHRIKGEEYDAFIDQFVEAVKKRFPNVLLQWEDFASVDAERILDRYRDDLCTFNDDIQGTAAVTTGTILAAIEAAGGKLQDQNIVMLGAGSAGVGICLQLKQAMLQSGLNEAEAKARFYVIDRDGLLHSGRSDLDELHQQLAQSPENLEGWDCDTSGAVSFADVVRNAKPGVLVGATGQTGAFTEEIIREMASHVEHPVIFPLSNPTSRAEATPADLLDWTNGKAVIATGSPFDPVEYNGVTHIIAQCNNSYIFPAMGLGIRASRARRVTDSMFMAAAFALKEASPALKDPTASLLPSLTIIRDVGREIARAVAKAAIEAGVADSLADAEIDERIEETIWKPEYKSLKCD
- a CDS encoding alpha-keto acid decarboxylase family protein; the protein is MSDHCTTTVGSYLADRLEEIGLKHYFAVPGDYNLVLLDRMLENKNLQMISCCNELNAGYAADGYARATGGASAVFVTYSVGGLSLLNAVAGAYAEDLPVIAVSGGPNTNSEAEFEMLHHTLGKLDYDYQRDIFSKVTAEAVTIRDPHEAPTKIDHAIQTALRFRKPVYIEIACNIADAITSKPNVRSFGGPTASDLVSLQAAVDHVANLLNNAAKPVLVSGVKLRSFGAEENFHKLADASGYAIASMPNAKGFFDEQHPNYMGIYWGPVGSPGCGEIVDSSDLCLFAGGTFTDYTTTGHAALVDPGSVIQARPNSVVCPNQTFSNVKLSEFLEQLAPRIKANDGSMVAYKRIKEDPTSLSAGEPDTPLSTRQLVSRVQQMLDANSAVIAETGDSWFNGMQLNLPTGSRFEIQMQYGSIGWSVGALLGYSIGAPHRRPIALIGDGSFQLTAQEISTIIRYNLKPIIFLINNGGYTIEVEIHDGPYNTIKNWNYADLVQVFNAADGNGWSGKAATEGELDEAIKTAKSHNGPALIEVLIDRDDCSKNLLVWGSHVAKNNGRPPRVN
- the yciA gene encoding acyl-CoA thioester hydrolase YciA, whose translation is MEERCDLPEGKLILRTLAMPADTNANGDIFGGWIMSQMDIAGGILSKEVAGTRTVTIAVESMKFIRPVKVGDVVCCFGQVEHIGTTSITLTLEVWVQPVLRHQDSNCPSFKVTEANFTYVAIDDQGQKTPIVQQGY
- a CDS encoding FAD/NAD(P)-binding protein produces the protein MKKVAIIGGGFSGTMAAVNLARLSDSPLCIQLINDRYPLGRGVAYGTRREEHLLNVAARNMSAVPDHANHFLDWLRTRIDYSDLPDPQLRETYVPRRIYGDYLRSILANYMQPIDSHHPAEIRVVESEAVDIDYNFDGIAEITLRDGSTLEADRVLLATGNQPPSSLGEEDFVHPAYSTDPWGNWMEKIPDPQENIIVLGTGLSMIDVFLTLSELGWEGNMIAISHNGMIPQSHFRGIEYPDFLPEEPENLGLEKLVQLLEKHCRQLQRIGENPGIVVDRLRPHTQRIWQQFDLEEKQEFLKRYAARWNVIRHRIAQPIHQRVTEAITEGRLKVVRGRITGVSAQAEKVAVDVQNKTGSAQTLVGGLVINCTGPNCGFSGTSVPLFQNLMKRGLIRPDELDMGIDIGADFAVIDQEGAPSEFLYAIGPLMKGTLWETTAVPELRGQAMRVAQLLLDDVALVTPGHDYRMSVEEEHVIEYYI
- a CDS encoding class I SAM-dependent methyltransferase family protein, encoding MAHTTTAPETETDSTAIWLPEDLQQPLETMSRGQQIGNWLINPCKNYLIPASWLQRLLKSSQSELLTETFRRPGSWRAMEILYRKDAPFDLLDRQALLDNPISRASRNRLQTVTQILIDLIQACHSDGPVILMGVGAGPGRHVQTAISRLQLSAAEVHAHLIDLDDDAFEYGQQLAEQLGISDCISFLQGDAREIQEVLPDVKPNIVKLIGLIEYLNDQQLHELLTALHTVMVPGGYLVTHGILDPWNGAPSLKRIFGLQHTRRSGEDVRQILETVGFQVTDQVIEPMGIYPIVTGVKPAVD